A part of Setaria viridis chromosome 8, Setaria_viridis_v4.0, whole genome shotgun sequence genomic DNA contains:
- the LOC117833250 gene encoding 5'-3' exoribonuclease 3-like, with product MGVPSFYKWLVGEYPNIVVPAKDDDESSAAGEAGPNGVYHNLCLDMNGIIHPCFHPEDQVCPPTTFDEVFQAMFQYMDRLFRIVRPTNLLYLAVDGVAPRAKMNQQRSRRLKAAKDAKDAEMEEKLLRDRFRAEGKEVQPRETHEVSDPNVITPGTEFMEKLSKALEYYIRARLNNDPAWKGIKVLLSDSNVPGEGEHKIMSFIRAQRSRENYDPNTWHCLYGLDADLIMLSLASHELHFSILREVCYSILLVDKCSSKFFFVIIGFRPENCIPLAKELFKTEETRKCRGWFPQATETTPRGKSLKKPYQFLNIWVLREYLELDLKIPNPVVKTDIERLIDDFIFICFLTGNDFIPRIPSVETHECAVDLLMEVYKQTFNKMGGYIVNTEKLKDKHAAYLKISRLEKYFHELSLYEEKIFLKRYDLRERLQRNILRQAAEKEWNERNFDSMEGNPDGPDLTVKSFSTQCGISTCSADNSDRTANTLELKQSLKDTLRNKQDLIKSGACKQDKVTGWKSRFYREKFDVERYNKVGKLKNDMVQKYLEGLCWVLQYYFADVPSWSWYYPFYYAPFASDLKGLSQFKISFTMDKPLRPFDQLMAVLPQERHINHSFSCALPKCYRKLMENEESPIQKFYPSDLQIDTHGKRFLWQGIAKLPFIDEKLLISDTKTVENELAVHEMSRNTVRQDKIFMKNSNTLANNARPLQISDCSSKKLPINPSTSELGGWLSPVDDNGMNCGFFRSPIGDLEDITNDQTVSFMFFNPEPVKIIPRLLEHVEKIEKTLTEADISKSPLWHTYPGSRPPVTITATAEAQPMTSNFGRGRGNATVAETSQCGSNYRRRRGQYGGTFQRQQAAWRPVGSWARGGSQNGGGHGGSAQTRGW from the exons ATGGGGGTGCCTTCCTTCTACAAGTGGCTCGTGGGCGAGTACCCCAACATCGTCGTCCCCGCgaaggacgacgacgagtcgtcggcggcgggggaagCCGGGCCCAATGGCGTCTACCACAACCTGTGCCTGGACATGAACGGCATCATCCACCCCTGCTTCCACCCGGAGGACCAG GTGTGCCCGCCGACGACGTTCGACGAGGTGTTCCAGGCCATGTTCCAGTACATGGATCGCCTCTTCCGCATCGTCAGGCCTACCAACCTGCTCTACTTGGCAGTAG ATGGCGTTGCTCCCCGCGCCAAGATGAACCAGCAGAGGTCCAGGCGCTTGAAGGCTGCCAAGGACGCTAAAGATGCG GAAATGGAGGAGAAACTTCTGAGAGATAGGTTCAGAGCAGAAGGGAAGGAGGTGCAACCGCGCGAGACGCATGAGGTTTCAGATCCAAATGTCATTACACCAGGGACCGAGTTCATGGAGAAGCTCTCCAAGGCGCTCGAGTACTACATCCGTGCCCGGTTGAATAATGACCCAGCATGGAAAGGCATCAAG GTACTACTATCTGATTCAAATGTACCTGGAGAAGGTGAGCACAAGATAATGTCTTTCATCCGGGCACAACGCAGCAGGGAGAACTATGATCCAAATACATGGCACTGCTTGTATGGACTG GATGCAGACCTAATAATGCTTTCTTTGGCATCTCATGAACTTCACTTTTCAATTTTACGTGAGGTCTGTTATTCTATTCTCCTAGTTGACAAATGCagttccaaattttttttcgTAATTATTGGATTCAGA CCAGAAAACTGTATCCCTCTAGCTAAAGAATTGTTCAAAACTGAAGAAACAAGAAAATGTAGAGGTTGGTTCCCCCAAGCAACAGAAACTACTCCTAGGGGCAAGTCTCTCAAGAAACCGTATCAG TTTCTGAACATATGGGTTCTGAGGGAGTACCTGGAGCTTGACCTGAAGATACCAAACCCAGTTGTCAAAACGGATATTGAGAGGCTTATAGatgatttcatatttatttgttTCCTGACAGGAAATGATTTCATTCCGCGTATtccttcagttgagacacatgag TGCGCAGTTGATCTGTTAATGGAAGTGTACAAACAAACGTTCAACAAAATGGGGGGCTATATTGTGAACACGGAAAAG TTGAAAGACAAACATGCTGCGTATCTTAAAATCTCGAGGTTAGAAAAGTATTTTCATGAACTGTCTTTGTATGAAGAGAAAATTTTCCTCAAAAGATATGATCTGCGAGAG AGGCTGCAGCGCAATATACTGCGTCAAGCTGCAGAGAAGGAATGGAATGAAAGAAACTTTGACAGTATG GAAGGAAATCCTGATGGTCCAGACTTGACAGTCAAGTCTTTCTCAACGCAATGTGGCATTTCCACCTGCAGCGCCGACAACTCAGAT AGAACTGCAAATACCTTAGAGCTGAAGCAAAGCTTAAAGGATACTCTTCGTAATAAGCAAGACCTTATAAAAAGTGGAGCCTGTAAACAAGACAAGGTTA CAGGGTGGAAATCTCGATTCTACAGGGAAAAGTTTGATGTCGAAAGATATAACAAAGTTGGGAAACTGAAGAACGACATG GTTCAAAAGTATCTTGAAGGGCTTTGTTGGGTGCTGCAGTACTATTTTGCAGATGTGCCATCATGGAGCTG GTACTACCCTTTCTATTATGCTCCTTTTGCATCTGATCTCAAAGGACTCTCTCAGTTCAAGATATCTTTCACCATGGACAAGCCCCTAAGACCATTCGATCAGCTCATGGCAGTCCTTCCACAAGAAAGGCACATTAACCATTCTTT CTCTTGTGCACTACCGAAGTGTTACAGAAAACTAATGGAAAATGAGGAGTCTCCAATACAAAAATTCTATCCATCAG ATCTGCAGATCGATACCCATGGGAAACGGTTCTTGTGGCAA GGCATTGCAAAGTTGCCATTCATTGATGAAAAGCTGCTGATTTCAGATACCAAGACGGTGGAGAACGAACTTGCA GTGCATGAGATGAGCAGGAACACTGTTCGACAAGATAAGATCTTCATGAAGAACTCAAATACCCTGGCTAACAATGCACGACCTCTGCAAATATCTGACTGTTCATCGAAAAAGCTTCCAATAAATCCATCTACAAG TGAACTTGGAGGATGGTTATCTCCTGTTGATGACAATGGTATGAACTGTGGATTCTTCCGTTCGCCCATAGGAGATCTAGAGGACATTACGAATGACCAGACCGT ATCATTCATGTTCTTCAACCCAGAGCCAGTGAAGATCATTCCAAGACTACTTGAACATGTCGAAAAAATTGAAAAG ACTTTAACTGAAGCTGACATTTCAAAGAGTCCGCTGTGGCACACCTACCCGGGTTCCCGACCGCCTGTAACCATCACTGCCACAGCAGAGGCGCAGCCAATGACCAGCAACTTTGGACGCGGAAGAGGGAATGCCACCGTCGCTGAGACATCGCAGTGTGGCAGCAACTATAGGAGAA GAAGAGGGCAGTATGGTGGCACATTCCAGAGGCAGCAGGCGGCGTGGCGCCCAGTTGGGTCGTGGGCAAGAGGTGGTAGTCAGAATGGAGGTGGCCATGGTGGGAGTGCGCAGACACGTGGTTGGTAG